One Edaphobacter flagellatus genomic region harbors:
- a CDS encoding ATP-grasp domain-containing protein, whose product MDSARSLKNAIERSKADVIVPCDDGVVWQLHWLHDRFPELREIIEESLGPSAMYGVIRSRGELLRTAAALGIRTPETVDIQSKNDLARWKGAGVLKLDGSWGGTGVEIVGSAAEAAEAYDRLSKPKGPSFTWKRFLVNRDPLALWSRKNAGPPRVTLQEFIAGRPANAMMACWKGEVLAMVAVEVLNSQGATGSATVVQIIRNEEITQAACKLAQKLQLNGFHGLDFMLERETKHAYLIELNPRCTQLGHLRLPEQGDLAGAFTSKLKNEERSDPDAPITREAIALFPQAFLLSPRNPYLELGYHDVPWEEPDLLRELLRESWPNRQWPARLYHFFRPPKLPKDLQIQAD is encoded by the coding sequence GTGGATTCAGCGCGATCGCTGAAGAACGCGATTGAGAGGTCGAAGGCCGATGTGATTGTGCCCTGCGACGATGGCGTAGTCTGGCAGCTTCACTGGCTGCATGACCGGTTTCCGGAGCTTCGGGAGATCATTGAGGAGTCCTTAGGCCCATCTGCCATGTATGGCGTCATTCGCAGCCGCGGCGAGCTATTGAGGACAGCGGCTGCCTTAGGAATACGCACACCTGAGACCGTCGATATTCAGTCGAAGAATGATCTGGCCCGCTGGAAGGGTGCGGGCGTCCTGAAGCTGGACGGCAGTTGGGGTGGAACAGGAGTCGAGATTGTCGGCTCCGCTGCCGAAGCGGCAGAGGCCTATGACAGACTTTCAAAGCCGAAAGGACCCAGCTTTACCTGGAAGCGATTTCTGGTGAATCGAGATCCGCTTGCATTATGGTCTCGCAAGAATGCAGGCCCGCCACGCGTTACGCTCCAGGAGTTCATCGCTGGACGCCCGGCGAATGCGATGATGGCTTGCTGGAAGGGTGAAGTGCTCGCCATGGTGGCGGTCGAAGTTCTCAACAGCCAAGGTGCCACTGGCTCGGCGACGGTCGTACAGATCATCCGGAATGAAGAGATCACACAAGCTGCTTGCAAGCTGGCGCAGAAACTCCAGCTCAATGGGTTTCATGGACTCGACTTTATGCTGGAGCGAGAGACGAAGCATGCGTATCTGATTGAATTGAACCCACGCTGCACCCAGCTGGGACATCTTCGCCTGCCGGAGCAAGGAGACCTTGCGGGTGCCTTTACCAGCAAGTTGAAGAACGAAGAACGATCCGATCCGGACGCGCCGATCACTCGAGAAGCAATTGCTCTCTTTCCTCAAGCTTTTTTATTGAGTCCCAGGAATCCTTATCTGGAGCTGGGATACCACGATGTTCCGTGGGAAGAGCCTGATCTGTTACGAGAGTTGCTGCGGGAGTCCTGGCCAAACCGTCAGTGGCCGGCACGCCTGTATCACTTCTTCCGTCCGCCAAAGCTACCTAAGGATTTGCAGATTCAGGCAGACTGA
- a CDS encoding STAS domain-containing protein, which yields MSSEKEGVVVGKVDAKSLDASNARAFKDAIKPLLTHGARLVLDLSKVEFIDSSGLGALVSCLREAHADGGEIKLSGLSKPARALFELVRMHRVFEVFNNSDEAVTSYIA from the coding sequence TTGAGTTCAGAAAAAGAGGGCGTTGTAGTGGGGAAGGTCGATGCCAAGTCCCTGGATGCAAGCAATGCCCGGGCGTTTAAGGACGCGATCAAACCTCTGCTAACCCATGGAGCCCGGCTGGTGCTCGACCTTTCGAAGGTTGAGTTTATCGACAGCAGCGGGCTTGGCGCCCTGGTTTCGTGCCTTCGCGAGGCTCATGCCGATGGCGGGGAGATCAAGCTCTCCGGCCTGAGCAAGCCTGCTCGCGCGTTGTTTGAGCTGGTGCGCATGCATCGCGTCTTCGAGGTCTTCAACAATTCTGACGAGGCCGTTACGTCATACATAGCGTAA
- a CDS encoding WecB/TagA/CpsF family glycosyltransferase, whose translation MPAKKQELDSQQGYVSDTPSRSHLLANLDDKFSKDGIRQRKRALFRHSLAWTLSIWAAEVLRRLIEATLAAFLIAILSPFLLALLLLARLSGGGLREQTRLGRWATHFQQYEIHFPPSSFLSRLGFLRSLPALVNVFRGEMSFIGPRAASPAETFSGERMAWKRYNLRPGLLSLWWLRKRANIAYSTEVGLDLEYIETNSLWGDLGIAARAIPTAFFGGGASDAPPKLSFLGVNIDNLTMAEASARIISMAQSGVPSQVSFVNADCVNIAFNDSQYKQTLASSQLVLADGIGVRIAGAILNQHVRENINGTDMLPFLCDAAEQAGLSLYLLGGRPGIPEAAADWITQRYPDLRIAGCRHGYFSPEEEPSIFEAIKDSRADILLVAFGAPRQEKWIASHKTQLAAKVSIGVGGLLDFYSGRIPRAPVWIRELGMEWFYRFWQEPRRMWRRYFLGNAVFLYRLAEERLHARPSSPRAGGLTT comes from the coding sequence ATGCCGGCGAAAAAGCAGGAGTTGGACTCGCAGCAGGGGTATGTATCCGATACGCCAAGTCGAAGCCATCTTCTCGCGAACCTGGATGACAAATTCTCCAAAGACGGCATCCGGCAGCGTAAGCGGGCTCTATTTCGCCACTCCCTCGCCTGGACCCTCAGTATCTGGGCTGCGGAAGTGCTTCGCCGCCTCATCGAGGCCACCCTTGCCGCGTTTCTGATTGCGATCCTTAGCCCCTTCCTGCTGGCTCTGCTTCTTCTTGCCCGTCTCTCCGGTGGAGGTCTCCGCGAGCAAACCCGTCTTGGGCGCTGGGCAACCCACTTCCAGCAGTACGAGATCCATTTCCCCCCGTCTTCTTTCCTCTCCCGGCTCGGCTTTCTTCGCTCGCTGCCCGCGCTGGTCAACGTCTTTCGCGGCGAGATGTCCTTCATCGGCCCTCGTGCCGCCTCGCCTGCCGAGACCTTCAGCGGCGAGCGGATGGCCTGGAAGCGCTACAATCTCCGTCCCGGCCTCCTGAGTCTCTGGTGGCTCAGGAAGCGCGCCAATATCGCCTACTCCACTGAGGTTGGCCTCGATCTTGAGTACATCGAAACCAACTCCCTATGGGGAGACCTCGGCATCGCGGCCCGCGCCATTCCAACGGCCTTCTTTGGTGGAGGAGCCAGCGACGCTCCGCCGAAGCTCAGCTTTCTCGGCGTAAACATCGATAACCTCACGATGGCCGAGGCCTCTGCCCGCATCATCTCCATGGCCCAGTCCGGCGTTCCCTCGCAGGTCAGCTTCGTCAACGCCGACTGCGTCAACATCGCCTTCAACGACTCCCAGTACAAACAGACCCTGGCGAGTTCCCAGCTGGTGCTGGCCGATGGAATCGGTGTGCGGATCGCCGGTGCAATTCTTAATCAGCACGTTCGCGAGAACATCAATGGAACCGATATGCTGCCTTTTCTCTGCGACGCCGCCGAGCAGGCAGGGCTGAGCCTCTACCTCCTGGGAGGACGGCCCGGCATTCCCGAAGCTGCAGCCGACTGGATCACCCAGCGCTATCCCGATCTCAGAATCGCTGGCTGCCGGCATGGATACTTCTCCCCCGAGGAAGAACCCTCGATCTTTGAAGCAATTAAGGACTCCCGTGCGGATATACTCCTTGTAGCGTTTGGCGCTCCCCGGCAGGAAAAATGGATTGCCTCGCACAAGACTCAACTGGCAGCAAAGGTCTCTATTGGAGTTGGTGGTCTTCTGGACTTCTACTCCGGTAGAATTCCTCGCGCTCCGGTCTGGATACGTGAGCTCGGCATGGAGTGGTTTTATCGCTTTTGGCAGGAACCTCGCCGTATGTGGCGCCGCTACTTTCTCGGTAACGCGGTCTTCCTCTACCGGCTGGCGGAAGAGCGGCTTCACGCCCGTCCTTCATCCCCGCGGGCCGGAGGCCTGACTACATGA
- a CDS encoding glycosyltransferase family 2 protein has translation MIPWLLRTLWEAAGIAAACMTLPGTVELFMLSVAALLPVQRRTQPPSRAGWRVAVVIPAHNEEVGIAKCVTSLLQADHGDMVVDIYVIADNCTDRTAPVAEAAGARVLTRTNDLERGKGYALHYAFTTLEKQGYDCFLIVDADTDVAQNFIVAAAGTMRDGADAVQARYLVSNLEESTRTRLMGLALRAFNVVRPLGREQLGLSAGILGNGFGLRRETLAAVPYLASSVVEDLEYHLSLVRSGRRVAFVNETTVFGEMPVRGKGVKTQRSRWEGGRLRMMMEKSPALLRSVLQGQLSLLEPLLELLLFPLAFHVALLAVAISTPLPFVRMVGLVGAAVVLLHLTAAIVVGGGGWRDVSTLAAAPFYIVWKLMLIPSLLRNARSNHAWVRTSRNAEIEASSDDKTPPR, from the coding sequence TTGATCCCATGGCTCTTACGAACGCTGTGGGAGGCGGCAGGAATAGCTGCAGCCTGCATGACGCTGCCCGGCACCGTTGAGCTGTTTATGCTGAGCGTTGCGGCGCTGCTTCCGGTTCAGCGAAGAACCCAGCCACCTTCCCGCGCGGGGTGGCGTGTCGCTGTAGTTATTCCGGCCCACAATGAAGAGGTGGGCATCGCAAAGTGCGTCACAAGCCTGTTGCAGGCCGATCACGGAGATATGGTCGTCGACATCTATGTGATTGCGGACAACTGCACGGATCGGACTGCTCCGGTCGCAGAAGCTGCAGGAGCCAGGGTGCTGACTCGCACGAATGATCTGGAGCGCGGCAAGGGATATGCGCTGCACTACGCGTTTACAACCTTGGAAAAGCAGGGTTACGACTGCTTTCTGATCGTCGATGCCGATACGGATGTTGCGCAAAACTTTATTGTCGCCGCAGCAGGGACGATGCGTGACGGAGCCGATGCAGTACAGGCACGATATCTGGTGAGCAATCTGGAGGAGAGCACGCGAACCAGGCTGATGGGGCTGGCGCTGCGGGCCTTCAACGTGGTGCGTCCGCTGGGCCGGGAACAACTTGGTCTGTCGGCAGGAATTCTCGGCAACGGGTTTGGGCTGCGCCGGGAGACGCTGGCGGCTGTTCCCTATCTGGCGTCCTCTGTGGTGGAAGACCTGGAATATCATCTGTCGCTGGTGCGGTCAGGACGCCGGGTTGCTTTTGTGAACGAAACGACCGTCTTTGGCGAGATGCCGGTACGCGGTAAGGGTGTTAAGACACAGCGCTCTCGCTGGGAGGGCGGACGGCTGCGGATGATGATGGAGAAGAGCCCGGCCCTGTTGCGTAGCGTACTGCAGGGGCAGCTTTCTCTGCTGGAGCCACTGTTGGAGCTTCTGCTGTTTCCGCTGGCGTTCCATGTTGCGCTGCTGGCTGTTGCTATCTCAACGCCGTTGCCTTTCGTGCGGATGGTAGGGCTGGTAGGGGCTGCCGTGGTTCTATTACACCTGACAGCTGCGATTGTTGTGGGGGGAGGCGGCTGGCGCGATGTGAGCACACTGGCGGCTGCACCGTTCTACATCGTATGGAAGCTGATGTTGATTCCTTCCCTGCTGCGTAATGCGCGGTCGAATCATGCGTGGGTGCGCACGAGCAGGAATGCCGAGATCGAAGCCTCTTCTGACGACAAGACACCGCCCAGATAA
- a CDS encoding 4'-phosphopantetheinyl transferase family protein, which translates to MKRDITSQAFKKQIITYPQNCDRMTEPPDTERYREWNAADSLLPLADGELQLWRFQLTDDAFFPGCANYLIPEERSRAERRRASRPREEFAVGRACLRILLGNALRMPPLDIVLKESPFGKPSVVNSAEHISFNVSHSKGTILIGLSRQETVGVDVEHIDAGIDILEIAQSAFTAKELERLKALSSLDERRRAFYRCWTQKEAITKADGRGLSLPLSSFEVPAAPAWHTPVLIYDPTGTEKHYFLSDIDPGDAAIGAVATDSPNCRILQLNFPLSRLSSHLVKQGD; encoded by the coding sequence GTGAAAAGAGACATCACCTCACAAGCATTCAAGAAACAGATCATCACTTATCCGCAGAATTGTGATCGTATGACTGAGCCTCCTGATACAGAACGTTATCGAGAATGGAATGCAGCCGACTCTCTTCTGCCTTTGGCGGATGGAGAGCTTCAGCTCTGGCGTTTTCAGCTGACAGACGATGCATTCTTTCCGGGCTGTGCCAACTATCTAATCCCTGAGGAGCGCAGCCGGGCCGAGCGACGACGTGCTAGCAGGCCACGTGAGGAGTTTGCCGTTGGAAGAGCCTGTCTGCGTATTCTGCTTGGAAATGCCCTGCGTATGCCCCCTCTGGACATTGTGCTCAAGGAGAGCCCCTTCGGCAAACCTTCCGTTGTCAATAGTGCTGAGCACATTTCGTTTAATGTCTCTCACTCGAAAGGAACGATTCTGATCGGGTTGAGTCGGCAGGAAACTGTTGGCGTAGATGTCGAACATATCGATGCTGGCATCGATATTTTGGAGATCGCGCAATCTGCATTTACCGCAAAGGAGCTCGAACGTTTGAAGGCGCTTTCTTCGCTTGACGAGCGCCGCAGAGCCTTTTATCGCTGTTGGACACAGAAGGAAGCCATCACAAAGGCAGATGGAAGAGGGCTTTCGTTGCCGTTATCCAGTTTCGAGGTCCCAGCCGCCCCTGCATGGCATACCCCTGTGCTGATTTACGATCCAACCGGAACGGAAAAGCATTATTTTTTGAGCGATATCGATCCAGGAGATGCTGCTATAGGAGCAGTGGCGACCGACTCCCCCAATTGTCGTATCCTTCAGCTGAACTTTCCCCTTTCGAGGCTGAGCAGCCATCTTGTAAAACAAGGGGATTGA
- a CDS encoding glycosyltransferase: MLPAGLVPFVQHHSDHDEVLMVTAAATRMGYLVSKYPAVSHTFILREIAALRSRGFEIEVASINDADDRSAMTQVEQVEASRTFYVKQAGPWGALKAMAWLALRAPGRLLVGLRTALKLGGADVSRVMLCLFYLAEAALLARWMRRHALVHLHVHFATPAATVALLLARIAPVTFSMMVHGPDEFYDVTSYFLAEKIEAARFVVCISFFAQSQLMKLSPGEQWPKFDVARLGVDCGHFAPRPFRASPEVFEVLCVGRLVPTKGQRILIQAVEQLLQRGRRVQLRFVGDGPDRKNLELMVTERGLAGEIRFEGAMNQDRIRAFYQAADVFALASFAEGIPVVLMEAMAMEIPCVSTGINGIPELIRDGVDGLLVAPSDVEGLAGALARLMDDASLRETLGKAGRQRVQKSYELSANVDRLAEVFRRRLETIH; this comes from the coding sequence ATGCTCCCTGCGGGCCTGGTTCCCTTTGTGCAGCACCATTCGGATCACGATGAGGTCCTCATGGTGACGGCTGCGGCGACGCGGATGGGATATCTCGTAAGCAAGTATCCAGCGGTCTCGCATACCTTCATTCTGCGTGAGATCGCAGCACTGCGATCGAGGGGCTTCGAGATCGAAGTTGCCTCGATCAACGATGCAGACGATCGAAGCGCCATGACGCAGGTGGAGCAGGTAGAGGCGAGCCGGACGTTTTATGTGAAGCAGGCTGGGCCCTGGGGTGCACTGAAAGCTATGGCGTGGCTCGCATTGCGTGCTCCGGGCAGACTGTTGGTTGGCTTACGGACTGCACTGAAGCTTGGCGGGGCAGATGTTTCCCGCGTGATGCTCTGCCTGTTCTATCTGGCGGAGGCCGCTTTACTTGCCCGCTGGATGCGACGCCATGCCCTAGTGCACCTGCACGTCCACTTTGCGACTCCAGCGGCCACCGTGGCCCTCCTGCTGGCCCGCATTGCTCCAGTGACGTTCTCGATGATGGTTCATGGGCCAGACGAGTTTTATGACGTCACCAGCTATTTTCTGGCAGAGAAGATCGAGGCGGCCCGGTTTGTGGTCTGCATCAGCTTCTTTGCCCAGAGCCAGTTGATGAAACTCTCTCCCGGCGAGCAGTGGCCGAAGTTTGATGTTGCGCGGCTGGGGGTGGACTGCGGACACTTTGCTCCCCGCCCATTTCGCGCTTCGCCCGAGGTATTTGAGGTCCTCTGCGTGGGCCGCCTGGTTCCCACAAAGGGGCAGCGAATCCTGATCCAGGCCGTGGAACAGCTTCTACAGCGGGGACGCCGGGTTCAATTGCGCTTTGTGGGAGATGGGCCGGACCGGAAGAACCTGGAGCTGATGGTGACCGAGAGAGGGCTCGCAGGGGAGATACGCTTTGAGGGCGCGATGAATCAGGACCGTATCCGAGCGTTCTATCAGGCAGCGGACGTCTTCGCTCTGGCCAGCTTTGCGGAGGGGATTCCGGTTGTCCTGATGGAAGCGATGGCGATGGAGATTCCGTGCGTCTCGACAGGGATCAATGGCATACCGGAGCTGATTCGGGATGGCGTGGATGGCCTGCTTGTCGCCCCGTCGGATGTCGAGGGCCTGGCAGGAGCGTTGGCCCGGCTGATGGATGATGCCTCGCTGCGGGAGACTCTTGGAAAGGCCGGACGTCAACGTGTGCAGAAGAGCTATGAGCTTTCTGCCAATGTCGACAGGCTGGCTGAGGTCTTTCGACGCAGGCTGGAGACGATTCATTGA
- a CDS encoding serine O-acetyltransferase encodes MFENIREDWRTHDCRWGRHGFWVLLIYRFGRWRYSIQSRALRVPFSFAYKVLKFFSEMLLGAELPCEAVIGRRFVIEHIGGIVVSGDAIFGDDCVMRNGVTVGLRNRGVRGSPVIGNRVDIGAGAKLLGPIRIGDDVAIGANAVVISDVPSNSIAVGIPARIIPRKVAEPVEAAVSGHEQ; translated from the coding sequence GTGTTCGAAAATATCCGTGAGGACTGGCGCACACACGACTGTCGTTGGGGTCGTCATGGCTTCTGGGTGCTCTTGATCTATCGATTCGGGCGCTGGAGGTACAGCATCCAGTCACGTGCTCTGCGTGTTCCATTCTCGTTTGCCTACAAAGTACTCAAATTCTTCTCGGAGATGCTTCTTGGCGCGGAGTTGCCCTGCGAAGCCGTCATCGGCCGTCGCTTCGTGATTGAGCACATCGGCGGCATCGTCGTCAGTGGCGATGCTATCTTCGGTGACGACTGCGTAATGCGTAACGGCGTCACCGTAGGTTTGCGCAACCGTGGCGTACGAGGCTCGCCCGTTATAGGCAATCGCGTCGATATCGGCGCCGGAGCAAAGCTGCTCGGCCCCATACGTATCGGCGACGACGTTGCGATTGGAGCGAATGCGGTGGTTATCTCCGATGTGCCGTCCAATTCGATTGCTGTCGGCATACCGGCACGCATCATACCCCGTAAGGTTGCGGAGCCTGTAGAAGCTGCAGTAAGCGGACACGAACAATGA
- a CDS encoding glycosyltransferase — translation MNATTKPSRSLTNLTVSVVVIGRNEGERLRRCLESVYAMDRDGFAIEVLYVDSNSQDGSVGLAQSMGAKTIVLHPERPSAALGRNAGWRAATGAIVLFLDGDTILHPRFVSDSLQEFLNPAIAVVWGHRRELYPRRSIYIRTLDLDWIYEAGPTLYCGGDALFWRDVLVQVNGFDETLIAGEEPELCRRIAALGYIILHVDRPMTGHDLAIYHWRQYWKRSTRAGHAFAEVSERFRSSPQSFWTEECRRNRNRAWILVGLSLAGLLCSILLRAIWPLLGVGIFFLLLAARSAWKARWKTKDTVALAMYGVHSHLQQLPIYIGQLQYKLNRRRGKRAMLVEYKQP, via the coding sequence ATGAATGCCACGACAAAACCCTCGCGCAGTCTGACTAACCTTACCGTCTCGGTCGTAGTGATCGGCAGAAACGAAGGAGAGCGCCTGCGTCGGTGCCTCGAATCGGTCTATGCGATGGATCGTGACGGGTTTGCGATCGAGGTGCTCTACGTTGACTCCAATTCGCAGGATGGAAGCGTCGGCCTTGCCCAGTCCATGGGCGCGAAGACGATTGTGCTGCATCCGGAGCGGCCATCGGCGGCGTTAGGCAGAAATGCAGGCTGGCGCGCGGCAACGGGAGCCATCGTGCTCTTTCTGGATGGAGATACGATTCTCCACCCACGCTTCGTAAGCGACTCGCTGCAGGAGTTCCTGAACCCTGCGATCGCAGTCGTATGGGGTCATCGCCGCGAGCTTTACCCCAGGCGCTCCATTTATATCCGCACACTCGATCTCGACTGGATTTATGAAGCTGGCCCAACGCTCTATTGCGGCGGCGATGCGTTGTTCTGGCGAGATGTTTTGGTGCAGGTCAACGGCTTCGACGAAACCTTAATCGCCGGAGAAGAGCCGGAGCTATGCCGAAGGATCGCTGCACTCGGCTATATCATTTTGCACGTCGACCGTCCTATGACCGGGCACGACCTGGCTATTTATCACTGGCGGCAGTACTGGAAGCGTTCAACCCGCGCAGGCCATGCCTTCGCCGAGGTATCCGAGCGCTTTCGATCGTCGCCTCAGTCATTTTGGACGGAGGAGTGCAGACGCAATCGCAATCGCGCATGGATTCTGGTTGGCCTCTCGTTGGCCGGACTCCTGTGTTCCATCCTTCTTCGCGCAATATGGCCACTGCTTGGTGTTGGTATTTTTTTCCTGCTGCTTGCCGCTCGTTCCGCGTGGAAGGCACGTTGGAAGACCAAAGATACTGTAGCGCTGGCGATGTACGGTGTTCACTCTCATCTGCAACAGTTGCCCATCTACATTGGGCAGTTACAGTACAAGCTGAATCGCAGAAGAGGGAAACGCGCCATGCTGGTTGAATACAAACAGCCCTAG
- a CDS encoding sugar transferase encodes MGATRLQVDFGRKSLVDQLYRGYGGSSFAGGRLRVFRAHLKIFTWSFVVTGAKFFKRAMDIIVSSIALVMLSPVFLILTILIRLQDGGPAFFWQTRVGLWGKEFPFPKFRSMVVDAEKRKQELAAVNQHGNDGITFKMKRDPRITFIGGIIRKLSLDELPQLWCVLRGDMSLVGPRPPVPSEVARYTISDRRRLEVKPGLTCIWQVSGRSELSFEQQVRLDAQYIDSHSVILDLYLLIKTIPAILTGRGAY; translated from the coding sequence GTGGGCGCCACACGATTGCAGGTGGATTTTGGAAGAAAGTCCCTGGTGGATCAGCTCTACCGGGGATACGGTGGTTCGAGCTTTGCGGGGGGGCGCCTGCGTGTCTTCCGCGCGCACCTCAAGATCTTCACCTGGTCATTTGTCGTTACCGGGGCGAAGTTCTTCAAGCGCGCCATGGATATCATTGTCTCCTCCATTGCGCTGGTTATGCTCTCGCCCGTCTTCCTGATCCTGACGATTCTCATCCGTCTACAGGACGGAGGACCGGCCTTCTTCTGGCAGACCCGCGTGGGACTCTGGGGTAAGGAATTCCCCTTCCCGAAGTTCCGTTCCATGGTGGTGGATGCCGAGAAGCGGAAGCAGGAGCTTGCTGCCGTAAATCAGCACGGAAACGATGGCATTACCTTCAAGATGAAGCGTGATCCCCGGATCACCTTCATCGGCGGCATCATCCGCAAACTCAGCCTGGACGAGCTGCCACAGCTCTGGTGTGTCCTGCGCGGAGACATGTCTCTGGTCGGCCCGCGTCCTCCTGTCCCATCCGAGGTCGCCCGCTATACCATCAGCGACCGCCGCCGGCTTGAGGTCAAGCCAGGGCTCACCTGTATCTGGCAGGTCAGCGGAAGAAGCGAGCTTTCCTTCGAGCAGCAGGTTAGACTCGACGCGCAATATATTGATAGTCATAGCGTTATACTTGACCTGTATCTCTTGATTAAGACCATCCCGGCCATCCTTACTGGTCGCGGAGCGTATTGA
- a CDS encoding polysaccharide biosynthesis/export family protein, giving the protein MKLTNMMFLLTACVSLAHPVCDAQNTAPATELKQNPLAMLKSFEAPADQPYQLGRGDEITVEVVGRPELTAKHTIGPDGKITLPIAGTIMVADKTREEAATAIQNALSSYYAGVTVSVGVDHYTSNHILLLGAVEHPGLLTFDTTPTLLEVISRGGQLQGASGAAASSGAPAAGTAGALPIPMAVPEECMIYRGNASMVTVQLRSLLEEGNPLANMRLMRDDVVFVPGPDKYVSVLGMVVRPGTQRLEKKSTLPQLLAMAGGPTEKAGRYPDIQIIHRGTDTTPGKTQVISYKDVLGPKPLDLTLQSGDIIYIPESGFNKLAYSFEKLSPLVNLFTIGALLR; this is encoded by the coding sequence ATGAAGCTGACCAATATGATGTTTCTGCTGACAGCGTGTGTCTCACTCGCTCACCCGGTCTGTGATGCGCAGAATACTGCTCCTGCTACAGAGCTGAAACAAAATCCTCTGGCGATGTTGAAGTCCTTTGAGGCGCCAGCCGACCAGCCTTACCAACTCGGGCGCGGTGATGAGATCACCGTTGAGGTCGTAGGCCGTCCTGAGTTGACCGCCAAGCACACGATTGGACCCGATGGAAAGATCACGCTGCCCATCGCGGGCACCATTATGGTGGCAGATAAAACCCGCGAGGAGGCTGCTACTGCTATCCAGAACGCACTCAGCTCTTACTATGCCGGAGTTACGGTATCGGTAGGTGTGGATCACTACACGTCGAATCACATCCTTCTGCTTGGTGCAGTCGAGCATCCCGGTCTGTTGACCTTCGATACCACACCCACTCTGCTTGAGGTGATCTCGCGTGGCGGACAGCTTCAGGGGGCTTCGGGGGCGGCAGCTAGTTCAGGAGCCCCGGCCGCAGGTACAGCAGGCGCATTGCCCATTCCGATGGCTGTGCCCGAAGAATGCATGATCTATCGCGGCAACGCCTCCATGGTTACGGTCCAGCTGCGAAGCCTTCTTGAAGAGGGAAACCCTCTGGCCAATATGCGGCTCATGCGCGACGATGTTGTCTTTGTCCCCGGCCCAGATAAGTACGTTTCAGTACTTGGAATGGTTGTGCGTCCGGGGACGCAGCGGCTCGAAAAGAAAAGCACCCTGCCTCAGCTTCTTGCCATGGCTGGTGGGCCGACAGAGAAGGCAGGACGCTATCCTGACATTCAGATCATCCATCGCGGTACCGATACCACGCCCGGAAAGACGCAGGTCATCTCATACAAAGATGTTCTGGGGCCAAAGCCGCTTGATCTTACATTGCAATCGGGTGACATCATCTATATTCCCGAAAGCGGGTTCAATAAATTGGCTTACAGCTTTGAGAAGCTTTCGCCGCTTGTAAATCTGTTTACGATTGGAGCGCTTCTGCGCTAA